The following nucleotide sequence is from Anaerolineae bacterium.
AGGATCGGGCTCGCTCCTGCAATCGCTCAGCATCGAAATCAAAGGCGTATACATTCCTCACGAGATGTCGAAAGCGCCGATACTCGTCTAAGGCCTTAATTGTATCCGATGAGAGCACAGGCGGACGAATTTGAGGCAGGGATAGGCTCATCTGGAGCAACAATTCTCGGTGCCATTCGCTGCCCACCGGCGTACTGCGGTCCAAGTTAACTGCAATGTAGTGCAAGACGCGCTCCAGCCCGACGTAGAAATCGTGGAGGTTCAAGGCTGCCGAGTCCAGATAGAGATCCTGATCCTCGGGGTGCCTTTGCGCGCTCGCCATCGCCCGTTCTACACGAGCGACCACCCGTTCCAGCTCCGGAAGTTCACGCCGGATACGCTCTGACACAAGCACGTAGCGCTCGATCACAACTCTATTCCTTCCCGCTCGATCACCTCGCGAATTGAGGAGCGACAGGCTCCCATATCCACCAGGTTGACCCTGATTTCGGAATCTAACTCGAATATCTCCCCGATGGCTCGAAAGGTGTCCTCAGGGCGGATCCCCCAGGCAGCGATATCCACATCTGACCAAGGGTTAAACATCCCCGGATGAACCAGCGACCCAAACACGACCACACGCGTGGCGCCGAATTCTTTCTTGAGCAACTGGGCGGCTCGCCTGGCCACCGCCCAGGCTCGCGCTTCGCGTCGAGCCAGTTCTTGCTGTTCTCGCTCCCATCGGCGCCGCGCCGCAGCCCGATATACTTCCATCTCCTCCGGCGTCACTGAAAGGGGCATGGAAATGGCCTCCTTGCTGGAAGCTACGGTGATTTTACAACCACAGCGTTCTCTCGGCTAGGCATCATCGATGATCGGCCACCCTGAGCCGCTGTCGGCGCTCGAGGCGCTCTTGCTCGCGGATCTTCTCCCACTCCGGGCGCGGGTCTTCCTCTTGCATCTGCCGTCGCAGCTCAAAGATCTGATCGCGCAGCATGGCCGCCTTCTCGAACTCCAGCGCGGCCGCGGCCTCCTTCATCTGCTTCTCCAGCTCTTTGATCACATGGGCGATCTCATCCTTGGGGATGCGTGGGGGCGCCGCGCGCCCGCCATCCACACGATAGGTTGGCGCCGGCTCCGCCGCCATGCGCATGCCCATCACGCGATCGGTCAGATCGCGCACCGCCTTGACGATACTCTGCGGCTCGATCCCGTGCTCCCGGTTATATGCCTCCTGGATCTGACGACGTCGGTTCGTCTCATCAATGGCTCGCCGCATGGAATCGGTGATCGTGTCAGCGTACATGATCACGGTGCCATGCACGTGGCGAGCGGCGCGGCCGATCGTCTGGATCAGCGAGGTCTCCGAGCGTAGGAATCCCTCTTTGTCGGCGTCCAGGATGGCCACTAGGCTCACCTCTGGCAGGTCCAGCCCCTCACGTAGCAGGTTGATGCCTACTACCACGTCGTACACTCCCAACCGCAGATCGCGCAGGATCTCCACTCGTTCGATGGTGTGAATCTCCGAGTGGAGATAGTGCACCTTGATGCCCAGCTCGGCCAGGTAGTCCGATAAGTCCTCGGCCATACGCTTGGTGAGGGTGGTCACCAGGACGCGTTCGCCCACACGCACCCGCTTCCGGATCTCGTAAACCAGGTCATCAATCTGTCCCTTCGTCGGTCGCACTTCTACGTACGGGTCCACCAAGCCGGTGGGACGGATGATCTGCTCGACGATCTGCTGGGAATGCTGTCGTTCGTACGGTCCGGGCGTGGCGGAGACGTAGATCACCTGGTTGATGTGCTGCTCAAACTCGTCGAACCGCAGGGGCCGGTTGTCCAGCGCCGAGGGAAGGCGAAACCCGTACTCCACCAGCACCTCCTTGCGGCTGCGGTCGCCGTGATACATCCCCTGGACCTGGGGGATGGTCATGTGCGACTCATCCACGAACAACAGCCAGTCCTCCGGGAAGTAGTCGAGCAGTGTCCACGGGGTAGAACCGGGCGGCCGCTGAGCCAAATGGCGTGAGTAGTTCTCAATGCCAGAGCAATACCCCACCTCGCGCAGCATTTCGAGGTCGTAACGGGTGCGCTGCTCCAGGCGCTGGGCCTCCAACAGCTTGCCGGCGGCGCGCAGTTCGGCTAGCCGCTCTTCTAACTCGACCTCAATATCCTGCAGGGCTTTTTCCAGTTTGTCAGCCGGGGTGATGAAATGCTTGGCCGGGAAGATGTCGACCTGTTCGTGTTCGGCTAACACCTCGCCGGTAAGCGGGTCAATCTCGGTGATGCGCTCGATCTCGTCGCCGAAGAACTCGATGCGATAGGCGAACTCGCTGTAGGCCGGCTGGATTTCCAACGTGTCGCCGCGCACGCGGAAGCGGCCTCGTTGCAGGACAGCATCATTACGCTCGTAGTAAATGCCGACCAGATGGCGCAGCACGCGCTCGCGTCGGCGCGTCTCGCCGCGCCGCAGCGTGACGACGACGCGGCCGTACTCTTCCGGGCTGCCCAGGCCATAGATGCAGCTCACCGAGGAGACGATCAGCACATCACGTCGGCTGAGGAGGGCCGAGGTGGCCGCCAACCGCAGCCGATCGATTTCCTCGTTAATCAGGGCGTCCTTCTCGATATAAGTGTCGGTGCGCGGGATATAGGCCTCGGGCTGGTAATAGTCGTAG
It contains:
- a CDS encoding nucleotidyltransferase domain-containing protein is translated as MPLSVTPEEMEVYRAAARRRWEREQQELARREARAWAVARRAAQLLKKEFGATRVVVFGSLVHPGMFNPWSDVDIAAWGIRPEDTFRAIGEIFELDSEIRVNLVDMGACRSSIREVIEREGIEL
- the uvrB gene encoding excinuclease ABC subunit UvrB → MPPFRVISEFQPTGDQPQAIEKLVEGLRKGYRHQTLLGATGTGKTYVMAKVIEAVQRPTLVLAHNKTLAAQLYAEFREFFPHNAVEYFVSYYDYYQPEAYIPRTDTYIEKDALINEEIDRLRLAATSALLSRRDVLIVSSVSCIYGLGSPEEYGRVVVTLRRGETRRRERVLRHLVGIYYERNDAVLQRGRFRVRGDTLEIQPAYSEFAYRIEFFGDEIERITEIDPLTGEVLAEHEQVDIFPAKHFITPADKLEKALQDIEVELEERLAELRAAGKLLEAQRLEQRTRYDLEMLREVGYCSGIENYSRHLAQRPPGSTPWTLLDYFPEDWLLFVDESHMTIPQVQGMYHGDRSRKEVLVEYGFRLPSALDNRPLRFDEFEQHINQVIYVSATPGPYERQHSQQIVEQIIRPTGLVDPYVEVRPTKGQIDDLVYEIRKRVRVGERVLVTTLTKRMAEDLSDYLAELGIKVHYLHSEIHTIERVEILRDLRLGVYDVVVGINLLREGLDLPEVSLVAILDADKEGFLRSETSLIQTIGRAARHVHGTVIMYADTITDSMRRAIDETNRRRQIQEAYNREHGIEPQSIVKAVRDLTDRVMGMRMAAEPAPTYRVDGGRAAPPRIPKDEIAHVIKELEKQMKEAAAALEFEKAAMLRDQIFELRRQMQEEDPRPEWEKIREQERLERRQRLRVADHR